One genomic window of Solanum dulcamara chromosome 10, daSolDulc1.2, whole genome shotgun sequence includes the following:
- the LOC129870381 gene encoding uncharacterized protein LOC129870381, whose product MAASARRSTGPVLRSLSPAGRFYSSTSRTSSFSASSIRFTLDRETSPSRSISVMNRQKTMASSQKKTCMCSPTNHPGSFRCSMHKKMDVRRSNQTASNSIRLHTRRSAMTNSLVRIGTVEGELVKRALAALIRPSSHQQRRRSDFQRRPSRLSVISSSGDS is encoded by the coding sequence ATGGCAGCTTCTGCTCGGCGATCAACCGGACCGGTGCTCCGTTCACTTTCCCCCGCCGGAAGATTTTACTCGTCGACCTCTAGAACTTCATCGTTTTCTGCTTCATCGATCCGGTTCACACTGGACCGTGAGACTTCCCCGAGCCGGTCTATTTCCGTAATGAACCGGCAGAAAACAATGGCTTCTTCTCAGAAGAAGACGTGTATGTGTTCACCGACGAATCATCCAGGTTCGTTTCGGTGTAGTATGCATAAGAAAATGGATGTTCGACGTAGTAATCAAACGGCTTCGAATTCGATCCGATTGCATACGAGGCGATCGGCGATGACGAATTCGCTGGTGCGAATTGGTACTGTTGAAGGTGAGCTTGTAAAAAGAGCTTTGGCAGCTTTAATTCGTCCTTCTTCTCATCAACAACGCCGCCGTTCCGATTTCCAACGCCGACCTAGCCGGCTTTCCGTTATTTCCAGttccggtgattcataa